Proteins encoded in a region of the Dendropsophus ebraccatus isolate aDenEbr1 chromosome 11, aDenEbr1.pat, whole genome shotgun sequence genome:
- the LOC138767365 gene encoding zona pellucida sperm-binding protein 3 receptor-like: MNYTGACSKPNDLPYAAPISENDTYEDGDQVTYSCLTNYTYVPTLNNISTCENGSWSAFSEAFCRLLDCGLPDVLINGNVKCPDTVLGSTATYTCLEG; encoded by the exons ATGAATtacactg GTGCTTGTTCAAAGCCAAATGATCTACCATATGCTGCGCCTATTTCTGAGAACGATACCTATGAAGACGGTGACCAAGTCACGTATTCGTGTTTAACAAATTATACGTACGTTCCTACCCTAAATAACATTTCAACCTGTGAGAATGGAAGCTGGTCAGCATTTTCAGAGGCTTTCTGTCGTC TTCTGGACTGCGGCCTCCCAGACGTTCTTATAAACGGAAACGTTAAATGTCCCGATACTGTTCTTGGATCCACTGCAACGTATACATGTCTGGAAGGGTAA